The sequence below is a genomic window from Candidatus Dormiibacterota bacterium.
GAGCTCCAGGATGCCCTTGACGAGCTGGGCTTCGAGGTCGCTCCAGGTTCGGTACACGACGACGGACACGGTTTCGTCCACGGCTCGGACCATCATAGACGCGCCCGTGGAAAACGGTCAACGGGAGAGGCGCCAATCCCGCTCCTCCCTCCCGCGGTTGATGATCCGGAAACGCTGTGTTAGCATGCGACGTTCTGCGCCCGCCGCTCTCGGCTCGTCCTTGCCCAGAGCGGCTTTCGATTGGATCCCCGGCGTCATGTCCGCATGCTGAAGTCCTTGGACAGGCCATTCTTCGAGCGCGCCGGGGTGTGGCTCCTGGCGGCCGCTCTCTTGCTGGTCCCCCTCGCGTACAGCTCCAGCCTCGCCGACCCGTTCGCCTTCGTGAAGCGGTCGCTGATGCTGCTGGTCGCACTTCTGCTCTGGGGGCTGGCCTTCCTCGCGCCGGCCCCCGAAGATCGGCCGCGGCTGGTCGCGCCGGTGCGGACCCTTCTCCTCGTCTTCCTCGTCTCGGCCGCGGCGGCCTGTGTCGTCGCCGCCAACCGTGGTCTGGCCCTCTGGGGCCTGCTCGACCTGACGGTAGGGCTCGGCCTCTTCCTCGGGACGGTGCGCTTCGTGCGCGACGTCCGGAGCGTGTCTCTTCTTCTGCGCACCACGCTGCTCGCCGCGTCCATCGTGGCGCTTGCGTCGCTGCTTCAAGTATTCATACCCGCCTCGGCCGGCGGGTGGCTGAACGACATCCTCCCGCCGAATCGTGGCGGATCGACGCTGGGCGATCCGGGTCTGGCGTGCCAGTTCCTGATCCTGGCTCTGCCGCTCGGGATCGGCGCGGCGGCGCTGTCCGCGAGCGCCTGGCGCCAGGCCTGCGGCGGCCTGCTCGGGCTCGTCGCTTCGGCGCTCCTGTTCATCGGCAGGCCCGAGGGCTGGTGGCTGGCGGCCGCCGCCCTGCTGCTCGTCGTCGTGGGCCGCATCGTCCAGGCCGCGGGACACGGCGGCCGCTGGACAGATCTGGCCCCCGATCTGGGCGGGGCCGGTTTGCGCGCCCTCCTGATCGCGGGGATCGTCGTTCTGGTCGTTGTCTCGGTATCCCGCCTGGCCTTCCTGTATCCGTCGGCGAAGCCGCTCGAGCCGCTCCAGGGCACGTCCCTTCTGTCCCCGACGACCGGCAACCCGGCCGCCGACAGGGCCGCGGCCGTCCGCGACACCTTCGTACTCATCCTGCATCATCCTCTCGGGGCAGGGCCGGGCGGATTCCGGCATGCCTTCCTGGAGGTCGCCTGGACGGCCTCGCCGAACTCTCCCTTTTCTCTCAGCCACCAGGCGATCCATCCGGGGAACGCATTCCTGGAGATGACGGCCGAGACCGGTCTCCTGGGCGGTCTGGCGTTCGCGCTCCTCGTCCTCGTGCTGCTTCTCCAGGCCCTCCTCGCCGCGGCCCGGGCGGAGCCACCCTGGGACAACGTCGGCGTGGCGGCCCTCGCCGGGCTCGGGGCACTGGCGGGGATCGCCTTCCTGGGGGCGCCTTACCAGGAGGCCACCCCGTCGATTCTCTTCTGGGTGCTCGCCGGGATCGTGCAGGTCTCACTCCGAAGCGCCGGCGCCGTGCCGCGTCCTCTCGGTCTGCTGGTTCCGCGCGAGCGTGCGGCCGGCGCGGGGCGCGGCAGGCGTCTCGCCGCCGCGGCCGGTCTCGCCTGGATCGCGGCCGCCGCGGTGCTCGGATTCTTCGTGGTCGATCGCGCCCGCGCCTCGATGGCGACGCTGGAGGGGCAGGGGGCGTTCTACGCGGGACGGTACGCGGCGGCGCTGCAGGCCTTCGGGCGCGCTCCCGTCCTGCGCTCGCCCGACCACCTGCCGCGCGTGCTGGCGGGCAGCGCCAGCCTGCGTCTGGGTCTCTACGATCAGTCCGTGCGCGAGTTCGGCGAGACCCTCAGGCGCTCACCTCATTTCATCGCGGCGTACCTCGGAAGGGCGGCGGCCGAGGAGGCCCAGGGACACTGGGACCTCGCGGACTCGGACTACCGGGCGGCCCTCAAGATCTGGCCGGACAACGCCGACATCTACCTGGCGCTCGCGAACCTCGACACCACGCGCGGACGCGTGGACGCCGCGCTCGACGACTACCGCCAGGTCATGGAGCTCAATCCGAACCAGGCGGACACTTATTTCCGGATGGGAGAGCTGTTCCTGCGTCGGGACCAGATCGACGAGGCGATCGAGGCGTTTCGCGTCTGCGCAATGAAGAACCCGAAGTATCCCCGCGTGCTCCTGAGGCTCGGCGACGCCTTCTTCCAGAAGGGGCTGCAGGAGATGGCGCTGCGCTACTTCCAGGCGGCGGCCAACGCCGACGGCAAGGACATCCAGGCGCGGCTGCGCATCGCCAACACGCAGCACGCCCTCGGCAAGATGTGCGAGGCCCAGGACGCCCTCGAGGCGGCCCGCGACCTCGAAACCGACACGGCGCGGCGCGACGGGATCCTCGACCTGATCAAGAAGATCGAGCCCGAGTGCAGGAAGGAGCGCGGGCCGCAGAAGCGGTGATCGCCGGCCTCCGCCTCATTCGATCCAGATCTCGATGTGGCAGCTGTCGTCGTCCACTTCCAGCAGCTTGCCCGCGCCCGCCGTCTCGATCGCTTCGAAAATGTGGTCGAGATTGATCCCCTTCTGCCGCGCCACGTTCTGCATCTCCTTCTTCTGGTCCTCGTTGACGGCGTCGATGAGCATGCGCGCGAAGGCGACCGGCAGATTGACCTTGAGCTCGTAACGCTTCTCCTCCTTGTTGTAGACGGTCATCCGGATGAGGCTCGGGGTCGCACCCCTCGCGCCCGGTCGCTCCGTCTCCGTCGAGGGCACCTGCTTCGGATCGATCTTCAGGATGGCGATCAGGATTTCGTTGCGGATGTCGGTGTCGGTCTGGGTGTCGTACGCCTTTTTCAGGACCGGGAGCGACCGGCGGCGGAGGTCCTCGTCGGACGTGTCTCCGGCCTGGATCGCGGCGAGCGTCGAGACGTAGCGCGAGCCGTTCCCGAGTCCCTCTTTCAGCACGGCGGAACAGTCACGTCTCGAGGGTGAGCGCGGCTCGCAGGCGGCGGAGAAAAGGGCCGCCCAGGCCTGCTCCACCATCACCTTCTCGCCGGTGTGCCCCGCGATGAACTCCCTGAAGGCCTTGACGCCGTCGGCCTCGCGCCCCGGGATCCGGCTCAGGGCGCGCGCCCGGTAGAAGCCCGCCTGGGTCGTCGAGTGTCCCGACGGATACCTCGCGAGGATCTCCTCGCAGCCGCGCAGCACCGCCGTCCAGTCCTGATCGAACACGTCCACCTTCACCTGACGGAACAGCTCGTCCTCGCCGGCGGCCGCCCCCAGGAACGTGAGCGCCAGCACGAGCGCGAGACCGCGGGCGACGTCAGACGACATCCGCCCTCCCCTCCATCTCGCGCGTGACCAGGTCGATGCGCAGAAGGATCTGCCGCGTCTCGATCTGCTCGCGCAGGTCGTGGATCTGGCGCGCCGAGGCGCAGTCGTCGAGCGCCGCCACCTGCATCAGGACCGACTCGAGCTGGCGCACCAGCGTGGACAGCCGCTGGTCCTCGAGCGACCCGAGACCGCCTTCGTAGAGGTTCATCCTCCTGAGCAGCTGCCGCGACTTCTCCTTCTCGAGAGTGATGTCATATTGGCCGCCGGCCTTGCGGCACGGGGCGGCCGGCCCGACCAGGTTGACCAGAACGGCGCGGCTGTCCGTCAGATAGCGGGCAGCCCCCCGGCGCGCCAGCCGGTCCTGCATCGCGTGGGCCGACTCCAGCAGGGAAACGAGCGGCGGCCCTCCGACGCCGGAGTCGGGCGATGCCGGCGCTCCCCCAGGCACGCCTCCCGGCCGCAGCCCCGTGTTCCACAGGAGGACCGCGACGAGGGCGGCCGCCGCCAAGAGCGCGAAGCGAGCCGGGACGGGGACTGCCACCCACCCCGCAGCCACGGCGGTTGCGGGCCGGGCGGCCTCGGCGGCGCGCGCCCGGGCGACGGCGGCACGCGCGAACTCGCGCCAGTCGACCTCGGTCTCGCGGGGAAAGACCGTCTCCGGGGTCGCCGCGTCCAGACACCCGCGGAACTCGTCCCACTCCAGCCCGCAGAATCGGCAGGAGTCGAGATGGCGCAGGAGGCCGGCCTCGTCCGCAGGGACGAGCGCCCCGTAGTAGAGGAGGCTCATCCGGACGCGGGCGGCGCGGCAGGCGCGCGGGGGCCGGCGCGGGCTCACGACGACTCACCTTTCGGCGACCGGAACGCCGGATCGGTGCGCGCCAGGTGGTCGCGGATCGCCGCGGCGGCGCGGTGCAGGGACGACTTGACGGTCCCCAGGGCGCAGCCGAGAGCCTTGGCTATCTCCTCGAGACGCATCTCTCCGAAGTGGCGCAGCATGAAGATCTCCCGCTGTCTCGGCGGCAGCGTGTCGATCGCCCCCTGCAGCACGCTCCGGAGCTCGCGACGCTCCTGGCGCGTCTGGGCGGATTCCTCCGACGAGGACAGAGGGAGCGGTCCCCGTCCCGGCCGCGTTTCCTGCGCCTCGTCGAGGGACTGCTCCGGGCGGACCCGCCGGTGCCGGATCTGGTCGATGCACCGGTTGGCGAGGATGCGCGACGCCCAGGTGAACGGATGGGCGCTGGGACGATAGCTCTGGCGGGCCAGGTAGATTTTCACGAACGCCTCCTGCACCGCGTCGAGGGCCTCCTCGTGGTTGTGGAGGTAACCGCAGGCCAGCCGATACAGACGTCTCTGATAGCGCTCGACGAGAGTCTCGAAGGCGCCGGGTGATCCACGCCGCACCTGTTCCATGAGGGTGAAGTCATCAGCCTCCACACCCCCCTCCGCACAGGATCAAACGGCCGCGGGCGTCCCGGGGTTTACCGCTTCCGGCGCGCCGCGATGAAGTTTTCGATGACCCGGAGGACCTCCGCGGGTGGGTCCACGAAGCGGATGCCGATCCCGGGCAGGAGATGGCTCCCCGGTTGCGGCCGCAGAGACCGCCGGACCTCCCCCTCGGCCGCGACGGGCGCCGGTTTCTCCAGGCGTCCCTCGAGCCGGCGTGACGGCAGGTGGATCACCATCTGCAGCCGGGTCCCGCGGACGAACGGCCGCGGGCTCTTGAGGAACAGGCCGTGCGTGCTCAGATCGCGAGTGTAGGCGGTGTAGGAGGCCGATCTCACCTTGAATTCGACCCGGCAGGACACCGGGATGCGTCCCTCGCGGCGCTCCAGGAGCGGCACGAAGCGTCGCACCTTCTCGAGGAAGGAGGCCGACTCGAGCGGCTTGATCAGGACATCATCGCAGCCGGCGCGCACGCACTCCTCGCGGCGGGACTCGGAGGCGACGAGCACGATCGGAATCCGCCCGAGGAGCGGGTCGGCCTTGAGGAACCGGCAGGCCGCGATGCCGTCCATCTCCGGCATCTCCGCGTCCAGGAAGACGAGGTCGGGTGGATCCTGACGGCACAGGTTCAGCGCCTCGACACCGGTGCGCGCAGTCTGGATCCTGCAGGTGGTCCGCTTCAGGTAGTTCCTCTGCAGGTCGATGAACGGCAGGACGTCGTCCACCAGGAGGATGCGGACGATGCGCTCGTCACTCACCGCCCCCTCGCCGAGCAGCGCTCCAGCACGTACCCGGCGAGGAACATCAGACTGCCGAGGAGCAGCCAGGCGAGCTCGGAGTTCATGTTGTCCTCCCCGAAGCCGTAGACCAGCAATGCCACGCCCAGGGTCAGCATCGCCGCGATCTCGAGGATCTTGCCGACTACGTACGTCACGCCCGCCACTATAGCGGAAGGTGCGTTCCGGTGCTGCCATCCGTTACCATGAGCGCGGGGACTCCGGGGGAGGCTGAAGTGGGGGACCACAAGGGGAAGCGAGTCGCCGTGATCGGAGGCGGCCCCGGCGGCGCGCAGTGCGCCCGGCGTCTGGCGGAGGCCGGCGTCGATGTGACCGTGTTCGAGCCGCGGGTGCGTTTCGAGAAGGCCTGCGGCGGCGGCATCCCGGCCCGGGGCCTGGAGCGCTACCCGTTTCTCCTCGACACCGGACTGGCCGGGAAGGCGGTTCGCGAATGCCTGGTCGTCGCGCCGTCCGGGCGCGAGGCACGGTTCCCCCTGGAGCACCCTCTTTACGTCTTCAGCCGCGGTGCCCTGCACTCCTTCATGCTGTCGCGCGCCGCCACCGCCGGCGCGCGCGTCGTCCGGGCGCGTGTCGTGTCGTTTCGGAACGACCGGGGTGCGTGGGACGTGCGCGCGGCCGCGGCGGGCGGAGGCGAGGCGGACCCCTTCGGCCCGTTTGATTTCATCGTCGCGGCGGACGGCGCCGCGGGGGCGGCCCGCCGGCGCCTCCTCCTCTCCACCTCCGGCGCCGACGTGTCGCAGGGGATCGGCTATTACCTGCCGGACGTCTCCGAGGAATTCGTCACCCTCAAGTTCTACGATCGTCTGCACGGCTACCTCTGGGTCTTCCCGCGGCCGGATCACTCGTCGGCGGGGATCTGCGCCACGCTCGGCGCGCTGCCTGTTTCCGGGCTCAGGGGACTGATGGACGATTTCCTGAAGAGTCGCTATCCGGCCGCGGCCGTCGAGGCCGCCGAGCGCTACGCCGCCCTCATCCCCGGGGCGCCGCAGGACCCGGGCAGCGAGCGGCTGCAGGGGGATGGATGGGCGCTGATCGGCGACGCCGCGCGTCTGGTCGACCCGCTCACGCGCGAGGGAATCTATTACGCGATGATCTCGGGCGATCTCCTGGCGGAGGCGCTGTGCCGCGGACAGCCGGAGCAGTACACAGACGCCTGGGCCGATCAGGGGGCCCGGGAGCTGTCCTGGGCGGCGGCGCACGGAAACGGCTTCTTCGACGCGCGCTTCATCGAGCGACTGGTGTTCCTCGCCGCCGCCAGCCCCGCCATCGCGCGCGTCCTGTCCGACGTCATCTCCGGGCGGCAGACGTACAGGACCCTGAAACGCCGCCTGTTGCTCAACGTCCCCCTGGTCGCGGCGCAACTCGTCCGCCGCGCGGTGACGGCGCCCCTCAGGCGTCGTGACAGTTGAAGCACTGGTTCTGGGCCGGCGGGTGGTTCGGTCCGCGCGGGCTCTTCTTGCCCGGACCGTGGCATTCGAGGCAGTCGGCCGGCTGCCGGGATGTCCGGTGATCGGCGTCGGCCGGGAGCCGGGGCGGATGGTGCAGGATGGTGTAGACGACGAGGAGGACGGCCAGCGTCCCGCCAACTACAAGAAAGATGATGAGAGGCGCCCGCCGGGATGTCGTGGACGTCACTGCGGACGGTCCGCCCTCATCCGCGGTCGACCCGCCGCGCGCGCGTGTTGGTCGAGATCTTCTCGGTGGCCATGACCTTCCCCTGCAGGAACGCCTCCTCGGCGATGGCCACGATCGAGGCGCGGATGTCGCCCCGCATCCGGCCCGTCGGCCGGAGCTCGAACTTCCGCGCCACCACGACCCGCCCGTCGATCGACCCTTCCACGATCAGGTTCTCCGCGGTGATGTCGCCGCGCACGGAGCCGTGCGGCTCGATGACGACCGACCCCGAGGTCACGACGTTCCCCTCGATGTGGCCGCGCAGCCGGATGTTCTCCTCGGAGACGATTTCACCGACGAGCGTGACGTCCCGATCGATCAGCGTGAGACCGTCGGTCTCCGGCAGTTCCTGCTCTGTCCTTGTGTCCTTGAAGAGGGGCAATCGCTTCCCCCGCGGGAGTGCGATGATATCAGCCGGTGCCGCCTGGATCAAATCAGCCTTGCGGCCGGTCGATCTCCTCCAGGCGGGCCTGGCCGCGGGCGATCTCCTGCAGGTCTTCCGTGAGACGGTCGCGCGCCCCGGCCGGCACGCTGGCGCGCAGCACACTTCTCTCCGCGTCGTCGTAGGATGACGAGTCCACGCGCCCCCCATGCCGGGCCAGAACGTGCCGCGCCTCGCCATCGAGACGGAGCGGCACGCTGATGAGCAGACGGCTCATCGGCACCGCCTCGACCCTCGGGGCGTCCTGGAGGACCCGGGTCGCGGCGGCGCGATAGGCGCGCGCCAGGCCGCCCTTGCCGAGCCTGGTGCCGCCGAAGTAACGGGTCACGACGACCACCAGGTTGCCGAGCCCGGCGCTGTGGATCGCCTGCAGGACGGGGGGTCCCGCGGTCCCTTTCGGCTCGCCCGCGTCGTGGGATCGCTCCAACCGCTCGCCCGGACGCCCCGCCACCGACATGCCCCAGCAGTGATGGGTCGCATCCGGGAACTCCGACCGCACCGTTTCGATCGCCAGGTCCGCCTCCTCCTCGTCGCGCGCCGGCACCGCCGTGGCGATGAAGCGCGAGCCCTTCTCACGCGTCTCCACGCGCAGCGTCCGCGCCAGGGTGGGGAAGGAAGCGGCCAGCCGGACCTCCCGCGAGAACGGATTCGTTGGAAGCGCGAGTCTAACGAGGCGGGTTGCTTCGGGTCAACGCGGCGGGCCCGGATTGGCTACGACTGCGTCCCCTCGGGCCACTGGTAGAACTGTCCGTGCGAGAAGACCATGTCGCAGTTGAAGTCGGTGGTCTGCCCGCCCGGACGCGAGCTGAGGAGGCCATCCTTGCCATAGCTTGCGAGCGTGTAGTCCGACCCGGTCGAAGTCGTGGATGCGTCCCAGCCGTTGCTCCACCCGTCGGCATCCGGCGGCATCCTGATGAAGTACGGATCGACGATCAGCTTCAGCGCGGCCCAGCTCGGTATCGCCTGCGGGTAGACGGCGGTGTCGGTCGCATACGCCTCGACGGCGGTGCCGATCGTCCGGAGGTCCGACATGGACTTCTTCTGCTTGCTCTTGTCGATCGCGTTGAGAAGATTCGGAAGCGCGACCGCGGAGATGATCCCGATGATCGCGACGACGATCAGGAGCTCGATCAGCGTGAAGCCCTTTCCTCCTGAGTGCCTGGATCCGCGAAGCGTCATCATCGGCGCGCTCCCCCTTCGCGCTCTCAAAGGGCAAGGACGGTGCCAGATCGGCCGGTCCCGGCCCCCCTGGATGCAACTGTCGACATAACATAACGTTGGCCGCGCCGGTCGCAAGCGGCGGCCTCAATTTCGTTGTGCCAAAAAGTGGCGATTCCGCCCCCCGCCTGCCGTTCAGCGTCAGCGCGGCCCTCGCGATCGCGTCACTTGCATCGAAACCGCCGCCCGCTTAAACTACGGACTCTTCACGCGATCGTGAGATTGTCATGCGTCGATCTCCCGGGCGCCGACGTAGCTCAGTGGTAGAGCAACTGATTCGTAATCAGTAGGTCGCCGGTTCAACCCCGGCCGTCGGCTCCATCCCCTTCCGCGGCGACCCGCCGGCCGGCGGCCGAAGGACAGGCTTTCAGCCGATGCCTCTCACCGACACCTCCTTCTCCGAGATGCTGGCGCGCGGCCCCCTCGTCTTCGACGGGGCCATGGGGACGCAGCTCTACGAGCGCGGATACTTCATTACTCGATCGTTCGACGAGGCCAACCTGGCGCGCCCCGACCTGGTGCTCGGAATCCACCGGGAGTACGTGGCGGCCGGCGCGCAGATCATCGAGTCGAACACGTTCGGGGCGAACCGCGAGCTGCTGCGGCGCTACGGTGCGCAGGACCGGCTGCGAGACATCAACCGGGCGGGCGTGCGGCTGGCGCGCCAGGCAGCGGGACGGGCCGCCTACGTCGCCGGCTCCGTGGGGCCGACCGGGACTCTGGCCGCGAAGCTCACCGCCGAAAGACGCGCCATCCTCGACTCGGTCTTCAAGGAGCAGATCGAGGCTCTCGTGGACGAGGGGGTCGATCTGCTGGTCCTGGAGACCTTCATCGGGGCGGCCGAGATGGAAGCGGCCCTCCAGGCGGCCCGCTCTTTGTTTCCCGGCCCGATCGTGGCGCAGATGTCGTTCAGCGAGGACCGGCCTTCGGTCGACGGGCTGCCGCCGGCCCTCATCGCCGATTTCCTGCGCGATCGCGGCGCCGACGTGGTGGGGGTGAACTGCGCCGAGGGACCGGCCTTCGTGTTCGAGGTGGCGCGCGAGATGCTGGGTCACGGCCGGCCGGTGAGCGCGCAGCCGAACGCCGGCCGTCCCCGCCGCCTGGACGAGAGGACGATCTACATGACCACCCCGGAGTACTTCGGGGTGTACGCGCGGCGGCTGTTCCAGAGCGGCGTGTCGCTCGTCGGCGGCTGCTGCGGCACGGGGCCCGAGCACGTCAGGCGCGTCGCGGACGCGGCCGCCATGATGTCGGGTGGAAGGGTCAAGGTCGAGGCGGCTAAGCCGGGAATCGCGATCCCCGAGGTGGGCCGCCCCCCGTCGGCGCCGATGGCGGAGAAGTCGACGCTCGGCGCGAAAATCGCGCGCGTCCATCGCGACCGGATCGACCCGGGCGGGCCGCGCCTCCCGCTCGCCGGTCCGGAGTCGTTCGTCGTCAGCGTCGAGGTCAACCCCGAGCCCGGCCTCGACCCCGGGCACAGTCTCGAGGCCGCGGCGATGCTGAAGCGCGCCGGTGTCGACGCGGTGAACACGGCGGACGGGCCCCGCGCCGTGGCGCGCATGAGCAACCTGGCGCTGGCCCTGCTGATCCGCGAGCGGCTCGGTCTCGACGTCCTGCTGCACGTCTGCTGCCGCGACCGCAACCTGCTCGGGCTGCACTCCGATCTCCTGGGCGCCTGGGTCCTCGGTGTCAGGAACCTGGTCATCATCACCGGCGACCCGCCGAAGATGGGGGACTACCCGGCCGCCACCGCGGTGTTCGATCTCGACTCGATCGGCCTGCTGCGGCTGGTCGACTCGCTCAATCACGGGGTCGATCCGGCGGGCAAGTCGATGCACGACCGCACCTCGTTCCTGCTCGCCTGCGGCGCCGAGCCGGCGGCCCACGATTACGACCGCGAGCTGAGACGCCTGGAGGAGAAGAAGCGCGCCGGCGCCGAGTTCGTGATGACTCAGCCGGTGTACGACCCGGTGGTGCTGAGGCGCTTCCTTCTCGACATCCGATCGCTGGGTCTTCCCGTGCTCGTCGGGCTGTGCCCTCTCGCGAGTGCCAGGAACGCCGAGTTCCTGCACAACGAAGTCCCCGGCATGCAGATTCCCGCGGCGATCCGGGCGCGCATGGCGAAGGCCGCGTCCGCCGAGGAGGGCCGGCGGGAAGGGATGCTGGTCGCACGCGACATGCTCCTCGAGGTGAAGGACGACGTGGCCGGCGCGTATCTCATGCCGCAGTTCGGCCGCTTCCGCACCGCCGTCGAAGTCCTGCAGCCGCTCGGATACGACTTCGACCCGGAGGACCGCCAGGACGCTCCACATCCTCGAGGTCGCCCGTGAAGGACGTCTCCACCGCCACGACACGCAGCGGAGGCCGGGCGCGCGTCCCGCACGATCCCACGCGCCGCCTGCTGTCTCCCGGGCAGACGATCCGGAGTCCGGAGACGCTCCTGTCGTATCGGATCGAACAGTTTCTCGGCGAGGGGGGGTTCGGGCAGGTCTTTCTCGCACGGCGCCTGGAGCACTCCACCATTGTCGCGGAGCTGGTCTGCATCAAGGTCAGCGGGCGCATCGACGGGTGGCTGCGCGAGGCGTACTTCGGCCAGCTCCTGGACGGTCATCCACGAGCGATCCGCGTCTACGACGCCTTTCCGCTGACCACGCCGGAGGGCCGGCCGCTGTATTTCCTGGCGCTCGAGTACGCGCGCCACGGTGACTTGCGGGCGTTCCTGCACCGCGCGGACACGGGGTGGCCCGAGAAGACGGTCCGGCGCGAGATCGCCGGCATCCTCGAGGTGCTCCGCAAGCTGCACCGCGGGCGGCTGCTGCACCGCGACCTCACGCCGATGAACGTGTTCGTGTGCGACGGGCCGAGCCTCAAGCTCGGGGACTTCGGCATCGTGCGCCAGCAGAGCGACCGGGGCGGAGTCGTGTCGCACACCATGAACGCGCTGACGGCCCCGAGCGACATCCTCGCCGGCGCGGTCCCCAAGTGGCAGGCCCGCGACGACGTGTACCAGGTCGGGCAGCTCCTCGGCATGCTGGTGAAGGGGGACGCGAGCGCGCGTCTGCGCACCTCGGAGATCCGCCGCTTCCCCTGCGGCGACCATCTCAAAGAGATCATCCATCGCTGCCTCGGCGAGCGCCGCAAGAGATACGAGAGCGCCGACGACCTGATCGAAGCGCTGCGCAATCCTCCGGCCCCTCTCAAGCCGGGCGTGCTGCGGTCCCTCAATGGGGTGCACCTCGCCTTCACCGGTATTCTGAGCAAGCGCCGCAGCGTGGCCTCCAGGGCCGCGCGGAAGGCCGGCGCCAAGGTGCACGGCGGACCGTCGGCGCTGACCACGGTCATCGTGCGCGGGCGGCCGAATCCTCTGCAGGCGGCGGGCCGCGACGCGGGCCTGAAACTGATGGAGATCAAGCGGCTGCGCGCCAAGGGACACAGAATCACGCTGCTCAACGAACAGCAGTTCTGGCGGCTGGCGCGCAAACGGTAGACTCGCCGCGCCAGGCGGGCGATCTCCGGAAAGAGCAACTCTTGGGTTGCACGTGGCCCGGGTCTGCCGTATAGTGCAACCATACGGTTGCGCATGAGCGCCGCCGGCCACGAGGAGGTTCCCGGATGACATCAACGACCGATCGCATCGAGAAGACGATTCTGCTGCGCGCCCCGAAATCGCGCGTCTGGCGCGCGCTCACGGACTCAGCCGAATTCGGCACCTGGTTCCGCGTGAAGCTGGAATCCGGCTTCGCCGTCGGCAGGACGGTGAAGGGGAAGGTCACGTACCCCGGATACGAGCACCTGACGTTCAGCGTCGAGGTCGAGCGGATGGACGCCGAGCGGCTCTTCTCGTTCCGCTGGCACCCGTACGCGGTCGACCCGAAGGTCGACTACTCCGCTGAACCCGCGACGCTCGTCGAGTTCCGTCTCGAGGAGGCGGCCGCCGGGACGATGCTCACGGTGGTCGAGTCCGGCTTCGATCGCGTTCCGGCCGGACGTCGCGACGAGGCGTTCCGGATGAACTCGCAGGGGTGGGCCATCCAGATGCAGAACATTCAGCGCCATGTCGCCGGCTGACGCTATCGACGTCGCGCAGGTCCGGGACGCCGCGCCCCTGTTCGCTGCTCTCGGGGACGAGACGCGTCTCAAACTCTTCGTCCGGCTCTCCTCCAGCGGGCCGGAATCGATCTCGCGCCTGAGCGCGAAGACCCCGGTGTCGCGCCAGGCGGTCACGAAACACCTGAACGTCCTTTCCAGGGCCGGTCTGATCCGGGGAAGCCGGCGCGGACGCGAGCGCATCTGGCAGGTCGAGCCGAAGCGGCTTGCCGACGCGCGGTTGCATCTCGAGCGGATCTCGCGCCTGTGGGACGACGCCCTGGGCCGGCTGCAGCGACACGTCGAAAGGTAGACGCGCGGTCGACGGGCGAAACCTGACCGCATTTCGGCAGGTGTTCGAATTCAGGCAGCCGTCTCCCCTGCCGGGCATTCCGGTGCGTCGCGGGGGAACCGAAGCCCGGTCAGCGTGTTCCACGGTGGATCGTCATCGGCCGCAGTGTTGGCACGCCGCTT
It includes:
- a CDS encoding bifunctional homocysteine S-methyltransferase/methylenetetrahydrofolate reductase yields the protein MPLTDTSFSEMLARGPLVFDGAMGTQLYERGYFITRSFDEANLARPDLVLGIHREYVAAGAQIIESNTFGANRELLRRYGAQDRLRDINRAGVRLARQAAGRAAYVAGSVGPTGTLAAKLTAERRAILDSVFKEQIEALVDEGVDLLVLETFIGAAEMEAALQAARSLFPGPIVAQMSFSEDRPSVDGLPPALIADFLRDRGADVVGVNCAEGPAFVFEVAREMLGHGRPVSAQPNAGRPRRLDERTIYMTTPEYFGVYARRLFQSGVSLVGGCCGTGPEHVRRVADAAAMMSGGRVKVEAAKPGIAIPEVGRPPSAPMAEKSTLGAKIARVHRDRIDPGGPRLPLAGPESFVVSVEVNPEPGLDPGHSLEAAAMLKRAGVDAVNTADGPRAVARMSNLALALLIRERLGLDVLLHVCCRDRNLLGLHSDLLGAWVLGVRNLVIITGDPPKMGDYPAATAVFDLDSIGLLRLVDSLNHGVDPAGKSMHDRTSFLLACGAEPAAHDYDRELRRLEEKKRAGAEFVMTQPVYDPVVLRRFLLDIRSLGLPVLVGLCPLASARNAEFLHNEVPGMQIPAAIRARMAKAASAEEGRREGMLVARDMLLEVKDDVAGAYLMPQFGRFRTAVEVLQPLGYDFDPEDRQDAPHPRGRP
- a CDS encoding protein kinase, with amino-acid sequence MKDVSTATTRSGGRARVPHDPTRRLLSPGQTIRSPETLLSYRIEQFLGEGGFGQVFLARRLEHSTIVAELVCIKVSGRIDGWLREAYFGQLLDGHPRAIRVYDAFPLTTPEGRPLYFLALEYARHGDLRAFLHRADTGWPEKTVRREIAGILEVLRKLHRGRLLHRDLTPMNVFVCDGPSLKLGDFGIVRQQSDRGGVVSHTMNALTAPSDILAGAVPKWQARDDVYQVGQLLGMLVKGDASARLRTSEIRRFPCGDHLKEIIHRCLGERRKRYESADDLIEALRNPPAPLKPGVLRSLNGVHLAFTGILSKRRSVASRAARKAGAKVHGGPSALTTVIVRGRPNPLQAAGRDAGLKLMEIKRLRAKGHRITLLNEQQFWRLARKR
- a CDS encoding SRPBCC family protein; translation: MTSTTDRIEKTILLRAPKSRVWRALTDSAEFGTWFRVKLESGFAVGRTVKGKVTYPGYEHLTFSVEVERMDAERLFSFRWHPYAVDPKVDYSAEPATLVEFRLEEAAAGTMLTVVESGFDRVPAGRRDEAFRMNSQGWAIQMQNIQRHVAG
- a CDS encoding metalloregulator ArsR/SmtB family transcription factor, whose translation is MSPADAIDVAQVRDAAPLFAALGDETRLKLFVRLSSSGPESISRLSAKTPVSRQAVTKHLNVLSRAGLIRGSRRGRERIWQVEPKRLADARLHLERISRLWDDALGRLQRHVER